The Toxorhynchites rutilus septentrionalis strain SRP chromosome 3, ASM2978413v1, whole genome shotgun sequence genome includes a region encoding these proteins:
- the LOC129779245 gene encoding trypsin-1-like: MLVILGLLCTVLLSASGNVLPEGDIFVPTFPRPHYGFSSQISSRGHRIVGGFEISIEDAPHQVSLQTRGSHICGGSIISTKWVLTAAHCTDGSSVSSLTVRVGSSKHASGGEVINISRIVQHPQFSYSTIDYDYSLLQLKSDLKLGGNVQKIALPGQDEPVEDGTLCEVTGWGNTQNAAESRAILRAAYVPAVNQTSCDKAYTIYGGVTDRMICAGYQQGGKDACQGDSGGPLVANGTLVGIVSWGLGCAQPNYPGVYSRVAAARDWIRSNSGV, translated from the exons ATGCTAGTGATATTGGGCCTCCTGTGCACTGTGCTACTCTCTGCCTCCGGAAATg TGCTTCCAGAGGGTGACATATTCGTGCCTACGTTTCCACGGCCGCATTATGGGTTCAGCTCGCAGATATCCTCGAGAGGACATCGCATTGTAGGTGGCTTCGAAATCAGTATCGAGGACGCGCCCCATCAGGTGTCGTTGCAAACCCGTGGGAGCCATATTTGTGGAGGATCTATTATTTCCACCAAATGGGTCCTTACGGCGGCCCATTGTACTGACGGTTCCTCTGTATCTAGTCTCACCGTTAGGGTTGGTTCTTCCAAACATGCGTCCGGGGGTGAAGTGATCAATATCAGTCGAATTGTACAACACCCACAGTTCAGTTACAGTACCATTGACTACGACTACTCTTTACTGCAATTGAAAAGTGATCTCAAACTGGGTGGAAATGTTCAGAAGATCGCATTGCCTGGACAGGACGAACCCGTTGAAGATGGTACGTTGTGCGAGGTAACCGGTTGGGGAAATACCCAGAACGCTGCCGAGTCCCGGGCAATTCTACGTGCGGCATATGTACCGGCTGTTAACCAGACGAGCTGTGACAAGGCATATACTATTTACGGTGGCGTAACCGATCGCATGATTTGCGCTGGCTACCAGCAGGGTGGTAAAGATGCCTGCCAGGGTGATTCGGGTGGTCCACTCGTCGCTAACGGTACACTCGTGGGAATTGTATCGTGGGGTCTGGGTTGTGCCCAACCCAACTATCCCGGTGTGTACTCCAGGGTGGCGGCAGCACGTGATTGGATCCGAAGCAACAGTGGTGTCTAA